Proteins from one Vicugna pacos chromosome 25, VicPac4, whole genome shotgun sequence genomic window:
- the C25H8orf90 gene encoding uncharacterized protein C8orf90 homolog: protein MASPCSKDPSPAGLPPGPVTTSVPAGPAAPPEPPFLDIYGGDAQLWEAHFRGIGRAYRALGKEDDFAIRVLTEDFTLPFPFAWPPGPDPARGPLFYDPHDRAGFDFLLRGPGAPPPALLRPLHDTAQAAGRKRRLEQLALSYAHAGAGPRPGLVLLAPAPAPSKAFPEPGGSEAASPGGGAPRLG, encoded by the exons ATGGCTTCCCCCTGTTCCAAGGACCCCAGCCCGGCAGGTCTGCCCCCTGGTCCGGTAACCACGTCAG TTCCCGCAGGTCCCGCCGCGCCCCCGGAGCCCCCGTTCCTGGACATCTATGGCGGGGATGCGCAGCTCTGGGAGGCACACTTCCGTGGCATCGGGCGCGCCTACCGCGCGCTGGGCAAGGAGGACGACTTCGCCATCCGCGTGCTCACCGAGGACTTTACGCTGCCCTTCCCGTTCGCCTGGCCGCCGGGGCCCGACCCTGCCCGCGGGCCGCTCTTCTACGACCCGCACGACCGCGCGGGCTTCGACTTCCTGCTGCGGGGCCCGGGCGCGCCACCCCCCGCGCTGCTGCGGCCGCTGCACGACACCGCGCAGGCAGCAGGGCGCAAGCGGCGCCTGGAGCAGCTGGCGCTGAGCTACGCGCACGCGGGCGCCGGGCCCCGGCCCGGCCTGGTGCTGCTCGCGCCTGCGCCCGCCCCCAGCAAGGCCTTCCCGGAGCCCGGGGGCTCCGAGGCCGCGTCCCCAGGCGGGGGCGCCCCCAGGCTGGGCTAG